CTATGAATGATCTAAGCacatgattcatcaatctcatgaaagtactaggagcattggttaatccaaatggcataactaaccactcatacaagccattcttatttttaaaagcagttttccactcatctccctctttcattctaatttgatgatatccactctttaaatcaattttagaaaagatGCTAGagccatgcaattcatcaagcatatcatctaatctaggaatagggtggcgatacttcactgttatgttgttgattgctctacaatcaacacacatgcacCAGCTaccatctttcttaggcacaagaAGAACGAGTACAGCACATGGGCTCATGCTCTCTCGTATGTgacctttctccatcagttcctcaacTTGTCTTTGGAGTTCCTTGGTCTCAACTGgattggtcctgtatgctggTCGATTAGGAAGAGCAGATCCTGGTACAAAGTCAGTCTGATGCTTAATTCCACGAGTGGGTGGCAAACCAATGGGGTTGTCTTCCGGAAATACATCTTTATATTCCTGCAAAAGAGTAGCCATCTCACTCGGATACACCGGTGTACAATCAGTTAGATTCAAAAGagtttcttttaaaacaaataagagAACTGATTGATTAGAGTAAAGAGATCTTTTAATATCACCGGTTTTGGCATAGAAGTTGTGTTGCTTGTTTTGCTCTGGCTTGAGGtcgatttctttcttcttttgaagCTGAAGTTGATCTTGATGCACTTCTTTAGGAGTCAGAGGAACCAGGATAGTTCTTTTTCCCTTGCACTCAAAAGAAGGCTTGTTGGTTAAGCCATCATGGGTTACACGTCTATCAAATTGCCATGGCCTCCCAAGCAAGATGTGGCTCGCTTCCATTGGTAATACATCACAGAGAACCTCGTCCCCGTATCTCCCAATAGAAATAGGTATCAAGACTTGAGTAGATACCTACGTCTTGCCTTCTTCATTAAGCCATTGCAACTGATATGGCCATGGATGTTTCTGCACTTTTAATCCTAGCTACTTTACCACTAGCAATATTTACACAGCTTCCTCCATCCACAATGAGACTACAGACTTTTCCTTGAACATGACACCTTGTATAGAACAAATTCTCACGCTGCTCGAGCTCTTCGGTCTTGGATTGTAGATTCAGAAGTGTTCTTGCCACCAACAGCCTCCCTTTTACCGGTTCTTCTTCACATTCTCCTTCAGATTCCTCATGATCAGTTCCAGATGCATAATCTTcagattcatattctccattctcaagaacaATCATGATCCTCTTGTTAGTACACTCATTCGCATAATACCCTCGCCCATTACACTTGAAACACTTCAAATCTCTAGCTCTTGTACTAGTGGCTTCGGTTTTTCCCTTGTCTTTGTTGTAGCTACTAACAAGCTTGGTCTCCTCTTTCTGATATGGCTTCCTCTCCTTCTGATAACTCGGTTTGTCCTCCTTAGTTCCTTGATATTTAGTTCCATAACTAGATCGAGATGCCCTTTCCTTTTGAGTTGTTGCTCCACTAAAATAGCTCTGTGTAGCATCTCATCCATTTCCATGTAGTGCTGCATCTCCACACTGTCTTGTATCTCACTGTTAAGTCCTCCAAGAAATCatgccatagtagcttctctatcctcagatattgataccactcaaattaccataAGGAGTGTTACtttcatcaaaagaggttcagatgtagtactttgggatcaaatccacaaggagctagggaacaattaaatctagtgtttattaattctaaaagttgtaaatgtttaaatgaagcaatagtaacaagcgaagtaaatagtaaatgtaacttggttggaaatgatattagacgcatggccactattcaggtgttggagattataatatctatagatgcctatttgttgcatgcatgatatgttagagctcaaccgcttaactcagtgatcagctgtcgcatgtttcactggttaacaagctagatctcgtgtctcaacggttagtatgttgacaacgaaagagtgtcgatcgatggtcctatagggacgtcgaccgatacacatttacctacgtcgaccgatagtcagttgaggacatcgatcgacgggttctagccaggcctatgcgcgagtatgatatgccctattaagatactaaactggcagttagccctctctagcagtcctaatatgatagatagatgtcaggatgggataacaagggtgcttgagtatgcaatcctatgatcatgttctagttagcaaggctaaaacaagcaatgaatacaaatctatcatgaatatcacaacaaggcagatctatagtttggggttaatcccacaaacctatctgaaccctggatataataaatgaactactcagacatagcaaaacaattcatgacaatgaagaaatggaaattcatagcattgatgaaaagaaatgtaaacaaggagttccaatcacgagtgatcttctctccaaaactctctatctctctcaaagtaaaactgtaacaaaaagctctctctgccgtcaaaacacttaggcagtatataatctactaggttaaaaactcgtcagggcatttttgtaatttggcttggattgggcttcaagtccgctggatccaaaatgtcgcatgtccaatgtctcgacatcgatagatggtacttgtgtacatcgatcgatattaatcttcatttgtcgaggcatcGCATGGTGTCGATTGacagcactggatgtgcatcaatcgattgttcttcctctcgtcgacctctacatggtcagctcggatgaaatgtcctttaagctccaaaatgctccaaagtcagaGCTTTACtctgaaatgcacctgaacctgaaaacatacctagaagagtagaaaacatagatatatatatatagtaaaacacctgtataccatggatgaaaatgggtcaaatccaaggtatatcagaTATGCAGGCTCTCAGCATCAAcaactccatctcttgaaaATACTCTTCTACATTCCGTGAGCCTTGAGTGAGTTTTCTTAGCCTCTGATGGAGATCTCGGTGGTAATGGCTAGGCACAAACCTCTTGCACATAAGAGCCTTCATCTCTGCCCAAGTCTCAACAGGATATTCCCCATTGCGCCTCTTATTTGTGACTAGCTGATCCCACCAGCTTAAAGCATAATCATAGAACTCATTAGCAGCAATTTGAATCTTCTTACATTCTGTGTAGTGCTGACAATTGAAGACTAGATCAATCTTTTTCTCCCACTGGAGATAAGCATCAGGA
The nucleotide sequence above comes from Brassica napus cultivar Da-Ae chromosome A9, Da-Ae, whole genome shotgun sequence. Encoded proteins:
- the LOC125578135 gene encoding uncharacterized protein LOC125578135 produces the protein MEASHILLGRPWQFDRRVTHDGLTNKPSFECKGKRTILVPLTPKEVHQDQLQLQKKKEIDLKPEQNKQHNFYAKTGDIKRSLYSNQSVLLFVLKETLLNLTDCTPVYPSEMATLLQEYKDVFPEDNPIGLPPTRGIKHQTDFVPGSALPNRPAYRTNPVETKELQRQVEELMEKGHIRESMSPCAVLVLLVPKKDVYFDDILVYNKCLEEHIDHLRLSKGGSRKGEGNSRMAKSSDSK